GGTTCCGCCCTCATCTCCTCGATATGCATCCCGTAGAACTTAGCCTCCTCAAAGGCGCGGAGTAACTCTTCTTCCTGGAAGGCGCCTGAGACGCAGCCGCTCCAGAGCTCGGGATCGTGCTTCAGGTGGTCCGGAACAGGTTCATCGCTCACGATATCGGCAATGGCGACCCGTCCGCCTTTCTTGAGAACGCGATACATCTCGGAAAAAAGCTGCCGCTTGTCCTCGGACCGGACCAGATTCAGGACACAGTTGGAGACAATCACATCGATCGATTCATCAGGAATCAGCGGGTGCGTCTGCGAGATTCGCTCCTCGAATTCGCGCAGTTTGAAAAGATCAGCGGTGCGATGCACAGGGTGACGCGTCAGATATTCTTCCACGAGATCCAGATTGAGCTTGAGATTTTGAATCCTGCCTCGGCGAAACTCCACGTTGTGATAACCAAGCCGCTGTCCTACAGCGTCCTGATACTTACGGGCCAGCACCAGCATCTCCTCATTGAAGTCGACGCCGATGACCTTCCCCTTCGGCCCGACGATCTGGCAAATGATGTAACAGGCCTTCCCACTCCCGGAACCGAGATCGAGAACGGTCTCCCCTTCCCTCACGTATCGTGACGGGTCTCCACACCCGTAATCCTTCCTGATGATCTCCTCGGGGATGACTTCCAGGAGAGATCGGTCGTAGTTGACCGGGACACACAAGCCGGCCTCAACCTCCCGGGCCGCTTGCTCATACCGCTCCAACACCGCCTCTTCAACACCGGCCCTTCGAGCATTACCGTTGTTCTTCCCGTTATTTGTTCGTTGCCTCTCGCCACTCACAGGCGTTTCTTCCCTCATGTCCACCTCCCGCGAAAAACATTCCGGCTTTTTCAGCCGGCCCCAAGGTCAGCCTGATCTACAAAAGATCGGGCCTAGTACTTACTTGCGAAAGTTAGCGCACATAAGCCGTCATACCCGCGAAAGCGGGTATCCAGTAACATCAATGGATTCCCGCTTAAGGACTGCGGGAATGACGTTACGGGTATTATTGCAATCAAGTACTAGTCCTCCCCCGTGTCACTTGCTGTTAAGATGAGTATAGCGAAGAAAACGATTCGCCTCCCTATAGGAATTCACAGTTCAAGCCATCAGGATTCCTCCCCGTCTACTGGGTGCTGAGCGGTGACGCGACGTTTGACCAAGGGCCCCAGCAGGGCCGTGAGGATCCCGATCGCGAAGAGGGAACTGAGAACAAAGAACGCCGCCCGTAGCGATCTCCCCGCCTGGTGGCCCAGGTAACTGTAAAAGAGGGTAGCGGGAAGCTGACCAACACCAGTCATGCTCCAGAAGCCCCAGAATCCCATCGGGGTCAACCCCGCCCCATAGCTTATCAGATCAAAGGAGATCCAGGGGAGGAGACGGGCAACGAGGACGGCGCGTTTGCCATAGCGAGCAAAGAAGGCATCGGATCGAGTTAATGCGGAGGGGCTGACCAATCTTTCTACCAAGCGGCGACCGAAAAGCCTGCTGAGGCCGAAGCAGAGAGCCGCCCCCGCCATGGCGCTTCCCCAGGACAGCACACCCCCCCAGAAGGCGCCGAAGAGGAGGCCGTTGGTGAGGGTAAGAACAAAAGCTGGGAGGGGAGCGATGACGGACTGGAGGACCATGAGCAGGAACGAGATGACAGGCGCCCAAACCCCGAAGGAAAGGAGAAACACCTTGAGCGCCTCAACATCCCCCTGGCCGAGGAGGCGAACCGCTTGCTGAAGAAATACTAGGACGGCAGGGAGGAACAGGGACAGCCCGAGGCTCGCGCCCACAGCAACCAGGAGGAGCTTCTTGCCCAGCTTAGACACTTGTATGCCTCTTCCCAGGATCGGGCTTCTCCTCAGACGGTCTTCGCAAAATTGAGGGCTGAACGGTCACCTCGTAGTTGCCTCCACCCCAACGCCCGTCCCCGTCCAAAAGAAGGTAAAGCGAACCGGGGCCTACCGGCCAGGAAGGGTCGGAATCCTTATCTGTGGCGTGGTGATGAGAGGAATGCGCAGGCCTTTTACCGATTCGAGCATGACACTGTCCTTCCCCTTACTCAATCTCCCGCGCTGTTGTGTTTTGCGATTCAATCGTTGAGATGCAAAGAACCGCGTAAGCGATTCGCTGTTCAATCGAGCGGGTACACCGAGGCGGGTGATCTCTCTTGGATGAAACGCGGGCAGGTGCAGTTGGGGGTGAGCCGGAGTCATGTGCAAATCGCAATCCCAATCGCGCGCATCTCAGATACTTGCGCTGCCATCTAAAAAATGGAAGGAGACAGACATGAGTGCACCGTCGTTTACGCGTCTGCTTAAGCTGCTATTTCAGGATCCCAGCGTCCACCGGCAGGCAAAAGATCGGCTGAGCGACTGGATTCTTGATCAGCATGCCTTGGGATTGCCGCTCGATGGCCAGAGCCTTTTGGAGCACCTGCATACCGTCCATCCCCAAATCTTTGAGCGACTGAGGAGCCATCCGCGGGTCAAAGACGAGATTGACCGTGTCCTGGCTGCCCAGCATCCTCTTGCGAGCCGCCCACACGAGGCCACGCCATCCCGTGCCTGAGGTGGTCTGTATGCCATGCCAAGTGCGCCGCTTCGGGATGAGCTCGTCATGGCGCTGAGCCGGCACATACCTGCTGCCTGGTTAAACGTAATACGAGTCAATATTATACTTCACCTACCCTTGACTTCCGCCGTCCGCTTGTCTTTTTGCGCTTGCCGCCCCGACTCGAGTGTACGCTGGATCACTGAACGCAGCAGCCAGCTTCGCTGCGTGCCATCCAAAAGCGCCGTCAAATCCTCATAGAGGGTCGGATCGACCAGAAATCCTCCCAGGATTCCTTCGCCTCGGGCGATCTTCTCGCTGATCTCGTTGAGGTGCTGGGAGGCCTCCGTAAGATTCTTCACCAGATGCCTGGACTCCTCGATCAGTTTGCCGCCCTCCGAGTCATACACCATGGCCATGGGCCAAGCCTTGGCCTCATTAATGTACGTGTGGCCCAGGATCTGACCAGCCGCGCACGCCGTCAGCGAGAGCCCGAGAGCCAGAAGGCAAAACTGGACATGTCGCACGGGAGGCCGCAAGGGCTATTCCGCATCAGTAGGGGTAGTAACCGCCAGTAGGTGCATAGCCCACGCAACGGCCGTAGGCGTCATAGCCATAGCAGGAGCCGTAATAGGGATACCCGTACGATGGATAGAAACGATAGGAGAAGTACGGATAACTGTAGTAGCTGAACTCCCCGTGTGAACCGTGATGACCGAAGCCGCCGTGCAGTCCATGACCGCCGAAACCCCTATGGAAGCCGTGATGGCCGAAGCTGCCATGCGATCCCCCGTGAAACCCACCACGTGCTCCCCCGTGAAACCCTCTGGCCTCTGCCGTCCCAACCTCGAACAAGACCATGACGCCAAGAGTGAAAAGGATCGCCGTCATCAAGCTAAGGAACCGCTGTTGCCATGTCACGCTCACATGTGTACTCATTGTCTCTACTTCCTTTGCCCCTACTCTCTTTCGACCTCGCGTTTAGAATCCTTCTCATCCGGGACACCCCCCTCCGGGGGGCATGACGTCCCTCAGGTCGAGCCGCTTTTACTGGCAAGCCAGTACACGATTCCGATCACGGCTAACAATCCTATAAGGCCTTCCATCGTC
Above is a genomic segment from Candidatus Methylomirabilota bacterium containing:
- a CDS encoding methyltransferase; amino-acid sequence: MREETPVSGERQRTNNGKNNGNARRAGVEEAVLERYEQAAREVEAGLCVPVNYDRSLLEVIPEEIIRKDYGCGDPSRYVREGETVLDLGSGSGKACYIICQIVGPKGKVIGVDFNEEMLVLARKYQDAVGQRLGYHNVEFRRGRIQNLKLNLDLVEEYLTRHPVHRTADLFKLREFEERISQTHPLIPDESIDVIVSNCVLNLVRSEDKRQLFSEMYRVLKKGGRVAIADIVSDEPVPDHLKHDPELWSGCVSGAFQEEELLRAFEEAKFYGMHIEEMRAEPYQTIEGIEFRSITLTAYKGKEGPCIERNQAVIYRGPWKQVVDDDNHVLPRGVRVAVCDKTYQLYAKPPYQDQVIPVPPREEIPLEEAEVFDCRRTERRHPRETKGMDYKATQTSPNVCGPGSACCP
- a CDS encoding TVP38/TMEM64 family protein; this translates as MVLQSVIAPLPAFVLTLTNGLLFGAFWGGVLSWGSAMAGAALCFGLSRLFGRRLVERLVSPSALTRSDAFFARYGKRAVLVARLLPWISFDLISYGAGLTPMGFWGFWSMTGVGQLPATLFYSYLGHQAGRSLRAAFFVLSSLFAIGILTALLGPLVKRRVTAQHPVDGEES